A single genomic interval of Shewanella halotolerans harbors:
- a CDS encoding TapY2 family type IVa secretion system protein has protein sequence MNKLILLVLLAFSVIAGPLKAEPREDYKCFIETNEGQVLVRFSWQPSKAPQYKKQLVGSQLPALLHTDGKPMTVKRVYECAKKEEAFSTSQGRMLEHNWPMEG, from the coding sequence GTGAATAAATTAATTTTGCTGGTGCTACTGGCATTCAGTGTAATAGCCGGGCCGCTCAAGGCCGAGCCGAGGGAAGACTATAAGTGTTTCATTGAGACCAATGAGGGGCAGGTTCTGGTGCGTTTCTCCTGGCAGCCCAGTAAGGCGCCACAATACAAAAAGCAGCTCGTCGGTAGTCAGCTGCCCGCGTTACTGCATACGGACGGTAAGCCCATGACGGTGAAGCGCGTCTATGAGTGTGCCAAGAAAGAAGAGGCATTTAGTACCAGTCAGGGCCGCATGTTAGAGCACAATTGGCCCATGGAAGGTTAG
- the ettA gene encoding energy-dependent translational throttle protein EttA — translation MAQFVYSMLRVGKIVPPKKQILKDISLSFFPGAKIGVLGLNGSGKSTLLRIMAGIDTEIEGEARPMQDLKIGYLPQEPKLDPQQTVREAIEEAVSEAKNALTRLDEVYALYAEPDADFDALAKEQGELEAIIQAQDAHNLDNILERAANALRLPDWDEKIEVLSGGERRRVAICRLLLEKPDMLLLDEPTNHLDAESVAWLERFLQEYTGTVVAITHDRYFLDNAAGWILELDRGEGIPWEGNYSSWLEQKEARLKQESAAESARQKTIAKELEWVRQGAKGRQSKGKARMARFEELNTNDYQKRNETNELFIPPGPRLGDKVIEVNNLTKSYGDRVLIDNLSFSVPKGAIVGIIGANGAGKSTLFKMISGAEQPDSGSIEVGDTVQIASVEQFRDAMNDKATVWEEISGGQDIMRINNTEIPSRAYVGRFNFRGGDQQKIIGTLSGGERNRVHLAKLLQAGGNVLLLDEPTNDLDVETLRALEEALLEFPGCAMVISHDRWFLDRIATHILDYRDEGQVNFYEGNYTEYSTWLKETLGTDVIEPHRLKYKRMS, via the coding sequence ATGGCTCAGTTTGTATACAGCATGCTACGCGTGGGCAAGATAGTCCCGCCGAAGAAGCAGATCCTCAAAGATATTTCCCTAAGCTTTTTCCCCGGCGCCAAGATTGGTGTCTTAGGTCTTAACGGTTCGGGTAAATCCACCCTGCTGCGCATCATGGCCGGTATCGATACCGAGATCGAGGGTGAAGCGCGTCCGATGCAAGATCTTAAGATAGGTTACCTGCCCCAGGAGCCTAAGCTAGATCCCCAGCAGACAGTGCGCGAAGCGATCGAAGAGGCGGTAAGCGAGGCCAAGAACGCCCTGACCCGTCTCGATGAGGTTTACGCCCTGTACGCCGAGCCAGATGCCGACTTCGACGCCCTGGCCAAGGAGCAGGGTGAGCTGGAAGCCATCATCCAGGCCCAGGATGCCCACAACCTGGACAACATTCTCGAGCGCGCCGCCAACGCCCTGCGTCTGCCGGACTGGGACGAGAAGATTGAGGTACTGTCAGGGGGTGAGCGTCGCCGTGTGGCCATCTGTCGCCTGCTGCTGGAAAAGCCAGACATGTTGCTGCTGGACGAACCGACCAACCACTTGGACGCCGAATCTGTGGCCTGGTTAGAGCGCTTCCTGCAAGAATACACAGGTACCGTGGTGGCCATTACCCACGATAGATACTTCCTCGACAACGCCGCCGGCTGGATCTTAGAACTCGACCGTGGCGAGGGTATCCCATGGGAAGGCAACTACTCTTCCTGGCTAGAACAGAAAGAGGCCCGTCTGAAGCAGGAATCGGCCGCCGAGAGCGCCCGCCAGAAGACCATCGCCAAGGAACTCGAGTGGGTTCGCCAGGGCGCTAAGGGTCGTCAGTCTAAGGGCAAGGCCCGTATGGCACGCTTCGAAGAGCTGAATACCAACGACTACCAGAAACGTAACGAGACCAACGAGCTGTTTATTCCGCCAGGACCACGCCTGGGTGACAAGGTGATCGAGGTGAACAACCTGACCAAGTCTTATGGCGACCGCGTGCTGATCGACAACCTGAGCTTCAGCGTACCCAAGGGTGCCATCGTGGGCATTATCGGTGCGAACGGTGCCGGTAAATCGACCCTGTTTAAGATGATCAGCGGTGCCGAGCAGCCAGACAGCGGCAGCATCGAAGTCGGTGATACGGTTCAGATAGCCTCGGTGGAGCAGTTCCGCGATGCCATGAACGACAAGGCGACCGTATGGGAGGAGATCTCCGGCGGTCAAGATATCATGCGTATCAACAACACAGAGATCCCGAGCCGCGCCTATGTGGGCCGCTTCAACTTCCGCGGCGGCGATCAGCAGAAGATCATCGGCACCCTGTCCGGTGGTGAGCGTAACCGTGTGCACCTGGCCAAGCTGCTCCAGGCTGGCGGCAACGTGCTGCTTCTCGATGAGCCCACCAACGATCTCGACGTCGAAACCCTGCGCGCCCTGGAAGAAGCCCTGCTTGAATTCCCGGGCTGTGCCATGGTGATCTCGCATGACCGTTGGTTCCTCGACAGAATCGCCACCCATATCCTGGATTACCGCGACGAGGGTCAGGTGAACTTCTACGAGGGTAACTACACAGAATACTCGACCTGGCTGAAAGAGACTCTGGGTACGGATGTGATTGAGCCCCACCGTCTCAAGTACAAGCGCATGAGCTAA
- a CDS encoding metallophosphoesterase, which translates to MPLDSAIKAAILCLAGLLPLQALAVQAQTQQESKAVAQASTNSGISDGPYLFLNPKAEIADWICEGEHKQTRVNQGKLSRPEHCGKLPEPSLNPQAKEVLADSYQGVDKIVALSDVHGQYEVLLQLLRRHKIIDQNNNWAFGEGHMVMTGDMFDRGPQVNEVLWFMYKLDKQAKAAGGQLHLLMGNHEQMVMRGDLRYVNDKYQTASKLLDRSYDALYGQDSELGQWLRSKHTIVKLNDTLFLHGGISQEWVDRGLTLARANSLYRENIDKSKAELKQDKLLNFLFFGNGPTWYRGYFKPDFDTQELANILDYFKVKRIVVGHTSQTRVLGLFDNRVIAIDSSIKKGLSGELLLIEKDRLIRGQYDGSQTPL; encoded by the coding sequence ATGCCCCTAGACTCAGCTATTAAGGCCGCCATCTTATGCCTGGCCGGTTTACTGCCCCTACAGGCTTTAGCCGTTCAGGCGCAAACTCAGCAAGAGTCTAAGGCAGTGGCTCAAGCCAGTACGAATTCAGGCATTAGTGACGGCCCCTATCTATTTCTCAACCCCAAGGCGGAGATAGCCGATTGGATCTGCGAAGGCGAGCATAAACAGACCCGCGTCAATCAAGGTAAGCTGAGTCGCCCCGAACATTGCGGCAAACTTCCTGAGCCCAGCCTGAATCCACAGGCTAAAGAGGTGCTGGCCGACAGCTATCAAGGGGTGGATAAGATAGTGGCACTCAGCGACGTTCATGGTCAATATGAGGTGCTGCTGCAGCTGCTGCGCCGCCATAAGATCATCGATCAGAATAACAACTGGGCCTTCGGCGAGGGCCATATGGTGATGACGGGCGATATGTTCGACCGCGGCCCTCAGGTCAACGAGGTGCTCTGGTTCATGTACAAGCTCGACAAACAGGCCAAGGCCGCCGGCGGTCAGCTGCACCTGTTAATGGGCAACCACGAACAGATGGTGATGCGCGGCGATCTACGCTACGTCAACGACAAGTACCAGACTGCCAGCAAGCTGCTTGATCGCAGCTATGATGCGCTCTACGGACAGGACAGCGAACTCGGCCAATGGCTGAGAAGTAAGCACACTATCGTTAAGCTCAACGACACCCTCTTCCTCCACGGCGGCATCAGTCAGGAGTGGGTCGACCGCGGCCTGACACTGGCCAGGGCCAACAGCCTCTACCGGGAAAATATCGACAAGAGTAAGGCCGAGCTGAAGCAAGATAAGCTGCTCAATTTTCTCTTCTTCGGCAACGGCCCCACCTGGTACCGAGGCTACTTCAAGCCAGACTTCGATACCCAGGAGCTGGCAAACATCCTGGACTACTTCAAGGTCAAGCGCATCGTCGTGGGCCATACCTCGCAGACTCGGGTACTAGGCCTGTTCGACAACCGGGTTATCGCCATCGACAGCAGCATCAAAAAAGGCCTGTCTGGTGAACTGCTCCTCATAGAGAAAGACCGGCTGATCCGCGGTCAGTATGACGGCAGCCAAACACCGCTATGA
- a CDS encoding PepSY-associated TM helix domain-containing protein, with protein sequence MRRLLWKWHGWLGLFAALPLFIIALTGSVLVFKSELEHLLMPEKVLAASETRLSFTQLLRSADKALPQHEILGWQFAPNAGEADKLYVAKQGTYDWQLLFVDPSQGSLLSQPVGLSHYLLDWLLELHYTLLADHLGLAVTALVSILLILLSLSGFILHRQFWRTFFTLRWGKSLRLFLSDSHKMLGIIGAPLFLILGFTGAWWNIEHIIEEWHEPDPKTLIITQSYYNKQLDMEALLTQATQVIPGFQTHYVRFPDKSYAGIHLFGAAQDRGALRSDYGSIVSFDDKSGQLSASVDATKAGALYQFVDSFRPLHYGNFGGLVSKIIWCVVGFLPSLMALSGYLMWRARRKPQTRRHAKQPIDAPVKRDAKEGLVKA encoded by the coding sequence ATGCGTCGTCTCCTATGGAAATGGCATGGCTGGCTCGGACTCTTCGCCGCCCTACCGCTATTTATCATCGCCCTAACCGGCAGTGTGCTGGTGTTTAAGAGCGAACTCGAACACCTATTGATGCCGGAAAAGGTGCTCGCCGCCAGCGAGACCCGCCTGAGTTTCACTCAGCTACTGAGGTCGGCAGACAAGGCGTTACCGCAACATGAAATTCTTGGCTGGCAGTTTGCACCTAACGCCGGCGAGGCAGACAAGCTCTATGTCGCCAAACAGGGCACCTACGACTGGCAACTCCTGTTCGTCGACCCAAGCCAAGGCAGCCTACTGAGCCAACCCGTCGGCCTGAGTCACTACCTGCTGGACTGGCTGCTGGAGCTGCACTACACCCTGCTTGCGGATCATCTAGGGCTAGCGGTTACCGCATTAGTATCTATCTTGCTGATCTTGCTGTCGTTATCTGGATTTATACTACATCGTCAGTTTTGGCGAACCTTCTTCACCCTTAGATGGGGCAAGAGTCTGCGCCTGTTTCTCAGCGATAGCCACAAGATGCTGGGGATCATAGGTGCACCACTGTTCCTGATCCTAGGCTTCACCGGTGCCTGGTGGAACATAGAACACATCATCGAGGAATGGCACGAACCTGACCCCAAGACCCTAATCATCACCCAGAGTTACTACAACAAGCAGCTGGATATGGAAGCGCTGCTGACACAGGCGACTCAGGTGATCCCAGGCTTTCAGACCCACTATGTGCGCTTCCCCGACAAGAGCTATGCCGGCATCCACCTGTTTGGCGCCGCCCAAGATCGCGGCGCGCTTCGCAGCGACTATGGCTCTATCGTTAGTTTCGATGATAAATCCGGTCAGCTCAGTGCCAGTGTCGATGCCACCAAGGCCGGCGCGCTTTATCAATTTGTCGATAGTTTCCGTCCGCTGCATTACGGCAACTTCGGCGGCCTGGTCAGCAAAATCATCTGGTGTGTAGTGGGCTTCTTACCTAGCCTGATGGCCCTTTCCGGTTACCTGATGTGGCGCGCGCGGCGCAAACCGCAAACACGGCGCCATGCCAAGCAGCCAATAGACGCTCCAGTCAAACGAGACGCTAAAGAAGGCTTAGTCAAAGCTTGA
- a CDS encoding multidrug efflux RND transporter permease subunit, with protein MLLSDVSVKRPVVAIVLSLLLCVFGLVSFSKLAVREMPDVESPVVTVMTSYSGASASIMESQITTVLEDELTGISGIDEITSVTRNGMSRITISFDLDWNLTEGVSDVRDAVARAQRRLPDEADEPIVSKDNGSGEPSVYINLSSSTMDRTQLTDYAQRVLEDRFSLITGVSSVNISGGLYKVMYVQLDPKLMAGRGVTTTDITDTLRSENVESPGGEVRNDTTVMTVRTARLYLHPEDFDYLVVRTASDGSPIYLKDVARVFIGAENENSTFKSDGVPNLSLGIVAQSDANPLQVAQRVREEVDKLQKFLPEGTQLSVDYDSTVFIDQSIGEVYNTLYITGALVVLVLYLFIGQARATLIPAVTVPVSLISAFIAANYLGYSINLLTLMALILAIGLVVDDAIVVVENIFHHIERGEPAILAAYKGAREVGFAVVATTAVLVMVFLPISFMDGMVGRLFTEFAVMLAMAVIFSSVIALTLTPVLGSKLLKRKHRPNALNRLMDSGFARLEAWYRRAVAWAVRYRLAAPVVIVTCIIGSGLLMNQVPAQLAPQEDRGVIFAFVKGAEGTSYNRMTANMDIVEERLMPLLSQGVIKSFSVQAPAFGGRAGDQTGFVIMQLEDWQVRDINAQQALAVVAKALMGIPDVMVRPMLPGFRGKSSEPVQFVLGGSDYDELFKWASELKAIADASPIVTGADLDYAETTPELVVSVDRQRAAELGISVAQVSQTLEVMLGGRSETSFIERGEEYDVYLRGKEESFNSMADLSQIYMRAANGELITLDAITHIEEVASAHKLSHTNKQKSITLKANLGEGYTLGEALDFLDAKAIEILPGDISISYTGESKEFKENQSSVMLVFALALLVAYLVLAAQFESFINPLVVMLTVPMGIFGGFIGLYLMGLGLNIYSQIGMIMLIGMVTKNGILIVEFANQLRDRGASLDQAILDASARRLRPILMTAFTTLVGAVPLILSSGAGSESRIAVGTVVFFGMAFATLVTLLVIPAMYRLISGRTRSPGFVAAQLETAIAKQQASGA; from the coding sequence ATGTTGCTGTCGGATGTGTCGGTAAAACGCCCCGTGGTGGCGATCGTCTTAAGCTTGCTGCTGTGTGTATTTGGTCTGGTGAGTTTCTCCAAGCTGGCGGTGCGAGAGATGCCGGATGTGGAGAGCCCCGTGGTGACTGTGATGACCAGTTACAGCGGCGCCTCGGCCAGCATCATGGAGAGTCAGATCACCACAGTGCTCGAGGATGAGCTGACGGGGATCAGCGGTATCGACGAGATCACCTCTGTGACCCGCAACGGCATGTCGCGCATTACCATCAGCTTCGATCTGGACTGGAACCTAACCGAAGGGGTGAGCGATGTGCGCGACGCCGTGGCCCGCGCCCAGCGTCGTCTGCCGGACGAGGCCGATGAGCCTATCGTCTCCAAGGACAATGGGTCGGGCGAGCCTTCCGTTTACATCAACCTCAGCTCCAGCACCATGGACAGGACTCAGCTGACCGATTATGCCCAGCGAGTGCTTGAGGACAGATTTAGCCTGATCACCGGGGTGAGCTCTGTAAACATCTCCGGCGGTCTCTATAAGGTGATGTATGTGCAGCTGGATCCTAAGTTGATGGCCGGGCGCGGGGTGACCACCACAGATATTACCGATACGCTGCGCAGCGAAAACGTGGAGAGCCCGGGCGGTGAGGTGCGCAACGACACGACAGTGATGACGGTACGCACTGCCAGGCTCTACCTGCATCCCGAAGACTTCGATTATCTGGTGGTGCGAACCGCCAGCGACGGCAGCCCCATCTATCTTAAGGATGTGGCGCGGGTGTTTATCGGCGCCGAGAATGAAAATTCCACCTTCAAGAGTGACGGTGTGCCAAACCTCAGCCTGGGGATTGTGGCGCAGTCAGACGCTAATCCTTTGCAGGTGGCGCAGCGGGTGCGCGAGGAGGTGGATAAGCTACAGAAATTCCTGCCCGAGGGCACTCAGCTGTCGGTGGATTATGACTCGACCGTCTTTATCGACCAGTCTATCGGCGAGGTGTACAACACCCTCTATATCACTGGGGCCCTGGTGGTCTTGGTGCTTTATCTGTTTATCGGTCAGGCGAGGGCAACGCTGATCCCTGCGGTGACTGTGCCAGTGTCGCTGATCTCGGCCTTCATCGCCGCCAACTACCTGGGTTACTCCATTAATCTACTGACCCTGATGGCGCTCATTTTAGCTATCGGCCTGGTGGTGGATGATGCCATCGTGGTGGTTGAAAACATCTTCCATCATATCGAGCGGGGTGAACCTGCGATTCTGGCGGCCTATAAGGGGGCTAGAGAGGTGGGGTTTGCCGTGGTGGCGACCACCGCCGTGCTGGTGATGGTGTTTCTGCCTATCTCCTTCATGGATGGCATGGTGGGGCGTCTCTTTACCGAGTTTGCCGTGATGCTGGCCATGGCGGTGATCTTCTCATCGGTTATCGCCCTAACCCTGACCCCAGTGCTTGGTAGTAAGCTCCTCAAGCGCAAACACAGGCCCAATGCCCTTAACCGCCTGATGGACAGCGGTTTCGCCCGACTCGAAGCCTGGTATCGCCGCGCCGTGGCCTGGGCGGTGCGTTACCGCTTGGCGGCGCCTGTGGTGATTGTCACCTGTATCATAGGTAGTGGTCTGCTGATGAACCAGGTACCGGCGCAGCTGGCGCCTCAGGAAGACAGAGGCGTGATCTTCGCCTTCGTCAAGGGCGCGGAGGGTACCAGCTACAACCGGATGACGGCCAATATGGATATCGTCGAGGAGCGCCTGATGCCACTGCTTAGTCAGGGCGTGATCAAATCCTTTAGCGTACAGGCGCCGGCGTTCGGGGGACGGGCAGGGGATCAAACCGGCTTTGTGATCATGCAGCTAGAGGATTGGCAGGTCCGTGATATCAATGCGCAGCAGGCGCTGGCCGTGGTAGCCAAGGCGCTGATGGGGATCCCTGATGTCATGGTGCGGCCCATGTTGCCCGGCTTTAGGGGCAAGTCCAGCGAGCCGGTGCAATTTGTGCTGGGCGGCAGTGACTATGATGAGCTGTTCAAGTGGGCGAGCGAGCTGAAGGCAATAGCCGACGCCTCGCCAATCGTCACGGGGGCCGATCTTGACTATGCCGAGACCACCCCAGAGCTGGTGGTGAGCGTGGACAGGCAGCGCGCCGCGGAGCTGGGAATAAGTGTTGCTCAGGTGTCCCAGACTCTGGAGGTGATGCTAGGTGGACGCAGCGAGACCAGCTTTATCGAGCGCGGCGAAGAGTATGACGTATATCTGCGGGGCAAGGAGGAGAGCTTTAACAGTATGGCGGACCTGAGTCAGATCTATATGCGCGCCGCCAACGGTGAGCTGATCACCCTAGATGCCATCACCCATATCGAAGAGGTCGCCTCGGCCCATAAGCTAAGCCATACCAATAAGCAGAAGTCGATAACTCTCAAGGCCAACCTCGGTGAAGGCTATACCTTAGGTGAGGCGCTGGACTTCCTCGATGCCAAGGCTATCGAGATCTTACCCGGCGATATCAGCATCAGCTACACGGGGGAGTCGAAAGAGTTTAAGGAAAATCAAAGCAGCGTCATGCTGGTCTTTGCTCTAGCGCTGCTGGTGGCTTACCTGGTGTTGGCGGCCCAGTTCGAGAGCTTCATCAACCCGCTGGTGGTAATGCTGACGGTTCCTATGGGGATTTTCGGTGGATTCATCGGTCTCTATCTGATGGGGCTTGGGCTCAACATCTATAGCCAGATCGGGATGATCATGCTGATCGGCATGGTGACTAAGAATGGCATTTTAATCGTCGAGTTTGCCAATCAGCTCAGGGACAGGGGCGCCTCGCTGGATCAGGCAATACTTGACGCCTCGGCGCGTCGCCTGCGCCCCATCCTGATGACGGCCTTCACCACCTTGGTCGGTGCCGTGCCCTTGATTCTATCGAGCGGCGCCGGTTCTGAGAGCCGGATCGCCGTGGGCACTGTGGTGTTCTTCGGCATGGCGTTCGCCACCCTGGTGACCTTGTTGGTGATCCCCGCCATGTATCGGCTGATCTCGGGTCGCACCCGCTCACCGGGTTTCGTTGCCGCCCAGCTCGAGACCGCCATCGCCAAACAGCAGGCAAGCGGCGCCTAA
- a CDS encoding pilus assembly protein: MQRKGELVKSFVALLTAIMSLLSASSWADDTELYVYEASARTGARPQILIIFDNSGSMSTKVYDVDKPYTPGAGGGSRYNNGKKGMLYYVKGDQGKNKLPDPDDPNERRKFSGTINSCGSSWEFLNDYGIFTGFFRKYTFSGANGAWREFGDNNGLNAKAVDCYEDIQEGNYLNAKGLTSGLPVDSLGSPTTPIMYNNVSSSSSDSIKKTAKEQAQLTGFGTGRVLTVYTEDYLRWHHNANKKQEDKTRLELAKDAIKNVILTTPGVDFGLAIFNMNGPDDTLYNGRNGGRIIKAIQTLTPGQKKTLLSGVKDIEYGWNTPLCETLYEAYRYFAGKSVEFGDDDKDYTYESWGRWVTYRANKNDSLDKDALVKGTNTYQSPFKKCQNNAYIVFITDGEPTLDSAADVEVTKLTGGVDKHSTSYMSALSSWMYRKDVNPNMDGDQHVITHTIGFSEGAKNAEDLLKKVASKGGGSYFDATDATKLQGSIQQAVNEVLANSASFTSPSVASNNFNRTQTFNYAYYSMFLPDRGPRWTGNIKKFRVAADGTVLDAEGKIALGDDGNIKDSACSYWTPKKLCGDGNDVRKGGVLSAMQSADSRTLYSNLGGGMDTLSLSAAAKKAGGQEDLANFMGVDKSQLTNLFDWAKGLDVDNDKNQTTIADPAKNWRNDIMGDALHSKPLALNFGSKSSPDIRILVGTNHGFMHMFKDDTTANEVSESWAFMPYELLPNIQALRNNVPTGVHSVYGIDGSPVAYVKNGASGVEKAWLFFGMRRGGDSYYALDISNPDSPSFKWRIDASSPGLSELGQSWSTPVVTTIRSASGTEKPVLIFGAGYSPAGKDGKDLGTKDNKGRGVFIVDADTGKLIHQFGAGGGTALPGIQDSIPSGVAVLDASGDGNTDRIYAVDTGGSVWRMDMPRADKASWSAFKFADLGGKSLLQNRRFYSAPVVAQTMINNVSVVDYTVNGKTTRVTTSQNVPYDAVVVGSGHRAAPSDTSREDMFFTLQDRNVVTQTFGGTGRPKAPAPLTLSDLYETTKLKANQAPDKIAISKKRGWYFKLPGLGEKNLSPATIINGQVFFTTFVPGTAASNNQCLTSGMGFLYPFNLHYGTSNYTSVALEAGNLVLDTPQLVIPADNKGGQGKDGDAYMYLIGIGNAAEKMEKVKPDDDCPAGDNRCIGGRLRAHKIYYYSE, from the coding sequence ATGCAGCGAAAGGGAGAGCTTGTGAAAAGCTTTGTTGCTCTATTGACTGCCATCATGAGTCTTCTCTCGGCTTCTTCGTGGGCCGACGATACCGAGTTATATGTCTATGAGGCGAGCGCCCGTACTGGGGCCAGGCCTCAGATCCTGATCATCTTCGATAACTCTGGCAGTATGAGCACCAAAGTCTATGACGTGGATAAACCTTATACGCCGGGAGCTGGGGGCGGCTCGCGTTACAATAACGGCAAGAAAGGGATGCTCTATTACGTAAAAGGTGATCAGGGTAAGAATAAGTTGCCCGACCCCGATGACCCTAATGAACGACGTAAATTTTCAGGCACCATCAATAGCTGCGGCAGCTCCTGGGAGTTCCTGAACGACTATGGCATCTTTACCGGTTTCTTCCGTAAGTATACCTTTAGCGGTGCCAACGGTGCCTGGCGTGAGTTTGGCGACAACAATGGTCTGAATGCTAAGGCGGTGGATTGCTACGAAGATATTCAGGAAGGCAATTATCTTAATGCTAAGGGATTAACCTCGGGGCTACCTGTCGATAGTTTGGGATCTCCCACCACGCCTATCATGTATAACAATGTCAGCAGTAGTTCGAGTGATAGCATCAAGAAGACCGCCAAGGAGCAGGCGCAGCTTACCGGCTTTGGTACCGGGCGGGTGCTCACCGTGTATACCGAGGATTACCTTCGCTGGCATCACAATGCAAACAAGAAACAAGAAGATAAAACTCGCTTAGAGCTGGCCAAAGATGCGATTAAAAACGTCATCTTAACCACCCCGGGAGTGGATTTCGGCCTGGCAATTTTCAACATGAATGGCCCAGATGACACCCTATATAATGGCCGTAACGGTGGGCGCATCATCAAAGCCATTCAGACCCTGACGCCAGGGCAAAAAAAGACACTACTCAGTGGGGTTAAAGATATTGAGTATGGCTGGAACACCCCCCTGTGTGAAACCCTTTACGAGGCCTATCGTTACTTCGCCGGTAAGTCTGTGGAGTTTGGCGATGATGATAAGGATTATACCTATGAATCATGGGGCCGATGGGTAACTTATAGAGCCAATAAAAATGATAGTTTGGACAAGGATGCGCTTGTTAAGGGAACAAATACCTATCAATCCCCCTTTAAGAAGTGTCAGAACAACGCCTATATCGTCTTTATCACAGATGGGGAACCGACCCTAGACAGCGCCGCCGATGTGGAAGTCACGAAGTTAACCGGTGGCGTCGATAAGCACAGCACTAGTTACATGAGCGCGCTTTCAAGCTGGATGTATCGCAAAGATGTAAACCCTAACATGGATGGCGATCAGCATGTGATCACCCACACCATTGGCTTCAGTGAGGGGGCAAAAAATGCCGAAGATCTGTTGAAGAAGGTGGCGAGCAAGGGGGGCGGAAGCTATTTCGATGCCACCGATGCGACTAAGCTGCAGGGCTCTATTCAACAGGCGGTGAATGAGGTGTTGGCCAACAGCGCCAGCTTTACCTCGCCTTCTGTGGCCAGTAACAACTTTAACCGTACCCAGACTTTTAACTATGCCTATTATTCCATGTTCCTGCCGGACAGAGGTCCGCGCTGGACGGGGAATATCAAGAAGTTCAGAGTCGCCGCCGATGGGACAGTTTTGGACGCAGAGGGTAAAATAGCGCTGGGTGATGACGGTAACATCAAGGACAGTGCCTGCTCCTACTGGACGCCCAAGAAGCTTTGTGGCGATGGCAACGATGTGCGCAAGGGGGGCGTCCTGTCGGCGATGCAGAGTGCCGATAGCCGAACCCTCTACAGTAATCTGGGGGGCGGCATGGATACGCTCAGCCTGTCGGCGGCGGCCAAGAAGGCAGGTGGCCAGGAAGACCTGGCCAATTTCATGGGTGTTGATAAGAGTCAGCTTACTAACCTATTCGATTGGGCCAAGGGGCTGGATGTGGACAACGATAAGAACCAGACGACCATTGCCGATCCCGCCAAGAACTGGCGCAATGACATCATGGGTGATGCCCTACACTCTAAACCTTTGGCATTGAACTTTGGCAGTAAGTCTAGCCCGGATATTCGTATTTTGGTTGGTACCAACCATGGCTTCATGCATATGTTCAAGGATGACACCACTGCCAACGAGGTTAGCGAGAGCTGGGCCTTCATGCCTTATGAACTGCTGCCAAATATTCAGGCTCTGAGAAACAATGTGCCGACGGGCGTGCACTCAGTCTATGGTATCGACGGCTCTCCAGTGGCCTATGTGAAAAATGGCGCCTCAGGTGTAGAAAAAGCCTGGCTCTTCTTCGGCATGCGTCGCGGTGGTGATAGTTACTATGCCCTGGATATCAGCAACCCTGATTCGCCAAGCTTCAAGTGGCGTATCGATGCCAGCTCGCCGGGCCTGAGTGAGCTTGGACAATCCTGGTCGACACCAGTGGTGACCACTATTCGCAGCGCCAGCGGCACGGAAAAACCTGTGCTCATCTTCGGTGCAGGGTATTCACCTGCGGGTAAAGATGGTAAAGACCTTGGCACTAAGGATAACAAAGGGCGTGGCGTGTTTATCGTCGATGCCGATACCGGCAAACTGATCCATCAATTTGGCGCCGGTGGTGGCACGGCCCTGCCAGGGATTCAGGACAGTATTCCTAGCGGTGTGGCGGTACTCGATGCCAGTGGCGATGGCAATACCGACCGTATCTATGCGGTCGATACCGGTGGTAGTGTCTGGCGCATGGATATGCCAAGGGCGGATAAGGCTAGCTGGTCAGCCTTTAAGTTTGCCGATCTAGGTGGCAAGTCGCTGCTGCAGAATCGTCGCTTCTACTCGGCCCCAGTTGTGGCGCAGACCATGATTAACAATGTCTCAGTGGTTGATTATACAGTCAATGGCAAGACTACTAGGGTAACCACGAGTCAGAATGTACCTTACGATGCCGTGGTGGTGGGCAGTGGCCACAGGGCGGCGCCGTCCGATACCTCCCGCGAAGACATGTTTTTCACCCTACAAGATAGAAACGTGGTGACTCAGACCTTCGGCGGCACGGGCAGGCCTAAGGCGCCAGCGCCTTTGACTCTTAGCGACCTCTACGAAACGACCAAGTTGAAGGCTAATCAAGCGCCCGACAAGATTGCTATTAGTAAGAAGCGCGGGTGGTATTTTAAACTTCCTGGGCTTGGTGAGAAGAATCTGTCACCGGCGACCATCATTAACGGTCAGGTGTTCTTCACGACCTTTGTGCCGGGTACAGCAGCGAGTAACAACCAGTGCTTAACGTCAGGCATGGGCTTCCTCTATCCCTTTAATCTGCACTATGGCACGAGTAACTACACGTCGGTCGCTCTAGAGGCGGGTAACTTGGTATTAGACACTCCTCAGCTTGTGATCCCTGCCGACAACAAGGGGGGGCAAGGAAAGGATGGTGATGCCTACATGTATCTGATCGGCATAGGTAACGCCGCCGAGAAGATGGAGAAGGTTAAACCCGACGACGATTGCCCCGCCGGAGATAATCGCTGCATAGGTGGCCGACTGCGTGCTCATAAGATCTACTACTATAGCGAGTAG